Proteins co-encoded in one Novosphingobium sp. PP1Y genomic window:
- a CDS encoding TetR/AcrR family transcriptional regulator, which translates to MSVSMPSSASEENEITDNSQRECEAGPVRDRLIDVASVHFAEHGLQGASQRAIQREVGVNPGAANYHFGSKEALYLAVIEDALGRIQASRTELLDDVEIGTDRSAAVRRLLNAYLAPMLREARTRRGHSYLRILVAQLSHADIARAAMEEQVQEVRERYIDHFSRLFPAVSRNRLYEILRVCLSVAAIVPIQFRQEQLSERKIETMIGDVTEITAVIFERMCDEDT; encoded by the coding sequence ATGAGCGTTTCTATGCCAAGCAGCGCATCTGAGGAAAATGAGATTACGGATAATAGCCAACGGGAATGCGAAGCAGGACCGGTTCGCGATCGACTGATTGACGTCGCATCTGTGCACTTTGCCGAGCACGGGTTGCAAGGCGCAAGTCAGCGGGCAATTCAGCGCGAGGTCGGGGTCAATCCCGGCGCAGCAAACTATCATTTTGGATCTAAAGAAGCTCTCTATCTTGCAGTAATAGAAGATGCACTCGGGAGGATCCAAGCGAGTCGAACTGAGCTTCTGGATGATGTTGAAATCGGCACTGATCGGTCGGCAGCAGTGCGCCGCCTGCTCAACGCCTATCTCGCACCAATGTTACGTGAAGCAAGGACACGCAGAGGACACAGCTATCTGCGTATACTCGTGGCACAGCTTTCTCACGCCGACATAGCACGCGCGGCGATGGAAGAACAGGTTCAGGAAGTGCGCGAACGCTATATCGATCATTTCAGCAGGTTGTTTCCGGCCGTATCTCGGAACCGGCTATACGAGATATTGCGTGTATGTCTCAGTGTCGCGGCGATCGTACCCATCCAGTTCAGGCAGGAGCAACTCAGCGAACGCAAAATCGAAACGATGATTGGTGATGTGACAGAGATCACCGCAGTCATATTCGAGAGGATGTGTGACGAGGACACATGA